A stretch of the Bacillus sp. FJAT-18017 genome encodes the following:
- a CDS encoding Rrf2 family transcriptional regulator, with translation MSISSRFSVGIHILTLIEINKGGVSSSEFLARSVNTNPAVIRKIMGMLKKAGLIKVQPGIAGAELAKDLSDITLLDVYKAVSVVKDNELFSMHENPNPDCIVGRNIQTSVEPLFFSAQTALEKVLEKVTIDDIVKDVIEKEKMLSN, from the coding sequence ATGTCCATCAGCAGCAGATTTTCCGTAGGAATTCATATATTAACGCTGATTGAAATAAATAAAGGTGGAGTTAGTTCCTCAGAATTTTTAGCAAGAAGTGTGAACACGAACCCGGCCGTCATTAGAAAAATAATGGGGATGCTTAAGAAAGCTGGATTAATTAAGGTACAACCTGGTATTGCTGGGGCAGAGCTCGCAAAAGATTTATCTGATATTACCTTGCTGGATGTTTATAAAGCAGTTAGTGTTGTTAAGGATAATGAACTTTTTAGCATGCATGAGAATCCAAATCCTGATTGTATTGTTGGACGAAATATTCAAACTTCAGTCGAACCACTCTTTTTCAGTGCTCAAACTGCATTAGAGAAAGTTCTTGAAAAAGTAACGATTGACGATATAGTAAAAGATGTTATTGAAAAAGAAAAAATGCTAAGTAATTAG